CTGAGAGAAGGTCACATCTGAACAAAAGGTAATACCACAGctaaacactgaagaaatgtaaGTAGGGagcacttaaaaatgaaaaacaagaaatgaaccTTCTCATTGAAGTTTCTATCTGCAGCTTACCTCCCCATCGCATGCTCCAGACAGCACTGTAGACAAACTCTTTGGGTGTTTGGCCATGCAATTAACTCCATCTCTGTGGCCATCAAGTGAGCTTAGAAAAGGCTTTGCAAACACCCGCTCCAGCTTTGTTGCATTCAGAGCTCTGGTGTACTCACGTGCAACCTCAAATGGATGCAGTGCAGGGTCATAGTTTCTTGGAACTGCAAGAAGAGCAACACCGACATTAGAATCGTGATAAGAAATGTAGGTCAAGGCGAACTGAATTAGAAAGCTTTTCCCATTAACCTTCCtgctgggggggaaaaagcttTTTGGGACAATGATAATTTTACATCCACCACTACAGGCCATACAGTGTCTGCCAATACAGATACACCTGACAAGATAACTGGGAAAGACAGCACATATTGACAGGGTGCTTCTGGTGCTACCTGCTCCATAATGGTTTGTACAAAAAGGCTGAAAGCTAAATGGAGCAGATCatgcacacagaatcacagaatgacccgggttggaagggacctcaaggatcatgtagttccaacccccctgcctggcagggccaccaaacatacacatttactacatcaggttgtccagggccctgtccagcctggcctttgaCACACCGTCCAAGcacggggcatccacaacctactgggcagcctgttccagggcctaaccaccatctcctagtgaagaacttccccctaacatccaaaccctaaatctcccttcttttaacttaaaaccaatttccccgtgtcctgctattgtcagccctttcgaaaTTAATCCTTATTTCAGCCTGCTGACTTCCAAAGGGACATCTGACACACACTCAAACCTCTGAAATCTGATGACATTGAATTGGGCACCCACCCTGAAATTTAACAGTACATACCAAATCACACCAGACCGGACAACGGTGTTTAAGTTTTCTGCCCCTGCTGGTGACTTAATCGTTTTATCAGCTGGGTCTATCTACGCAAAGCCACAATGAAAGAATTACAGAGATGCtaatggcagcagcacagccacttATGTGTGAATCAGCAATATAACAAAGTAGTGATTGCACATCAAAGTGCTGTGGGCCTACCACCATGGGCTTGGTTTCACACAGCCATGGATTGCTCCGCTCCATGCGCGGCCAAAGCAAGCGCGAGGGCCCTTGCGCAGtacctcccctctcccctctgTCTCCCCTCTCTCACCGCGCTGTAGATCCAGCTTGTCTCCCGTACATAATCATCGGGGTTACGGCTCAGCACCTTCACCCTCATCCTCACCCCGAGCACGCACACGGAGCTTCAAACCCTCTTCCGCCCCGCCGCCCAACAGCCGCCTCCTTCCCTTACACGTCAGCGAAGAGCCGTGCCCGCCGCAGTCTCGCGATACGCAGATCGGTTCGGCGCCGAGCTCGCTGTTTGCTCGCCGTGTGTGGGATGAGCGCGGCGCCGGGTGCCCGCGGCCACGCGTGTAACGTGGGGGCCGCCCGCATCGCCCGTGCGCTCCGTGCTGCGCCACGTGCAGCTGGAGAACCTGGCGGCCGGGCTGAGCGGCGGCGTCGTGTCCACGTTGGTGCTGCACCGCTGGACCTGGTGAAGATCCGCTTCGCAGGTGAGTAAAGGCCGGGTCCGTTATCCTGGGGGTGAATGTTGAGGGAACAGGGAGGAATTGGAGCGTGGAAAATTCAAGTATGTTATTAAGAAAAGTGATTTAACCGTAGAAGTGATCAGATATGGaagtttgcccagagaggctgaggCTTTTCAAACCTTTGGAAACATTAAAGAACTAACTGGCATGCCCCACATTACCCCTATATAAGCGGATCTGTTTTGAAGTGAGTTGAGTTAGATGACCTCTGGAGGTTCCTTCTAACCTAAATTACTCCACGCTTATTGtatttcttcactaggagagtggttaggccctggaacaggctgcccagggaggttgtggatgccccgtccttggaggtgttcaagaccaggttggacggggccctgggcaacctgatctagtacaatgtgtatgtttggtggccctgccaggcaggggggttggaactacatgatccttgaggtcccttccaacccgggtcattctgtgattctgtaatgctaTAATGGGATGGAAAGTACCATGATAATAGCAGGGTAGCAAAGTCCTTAGCTACAGCAAATAAGAATGAGCCCAAATGCAGaggccacagaaatgaaggaagagaaTTGCTTACCTTTGAAAGGTCTCAGGTAGGtagggatctccagcaagaaaTGTCCTCATTTCCACTGCCAACCTTTAagtgagggctgggaaggggaggatCCTGGCTCTGTCCCTTCTGTACACTCAGATgtattgcatgcacctgagctcacAGAAtctgcctagcagggccaccaaacatacacctttactagatcaggttgcccagggccccgtccaacctggccttgtacacctccaaggacggggcatccacaacctccctgggcagcctgttccagggcctaaccactctcctagtaaaggAGCTCCCCTGCGTTGACCCTGCCTGCCCACCAGGTGCTCGCTGTTccaggccatgacttagcatttctgctgtacTTGTATATGATGGCTTGGGTTTTTTCCAGGTGTCTCCCTGTTAGGTTTTGGTCGGACTCATGAAGACTATGAGATCTTAAGTTTGTGCCTTAATAGCTCCTGCATTGGTTGTTGATCATTGGCAAAATAATTGACAGACAGATTTGCAAGCGTGTCTCTGATTTCCTACCTTGTTTAATGTGCTTATAAGCCTGATTTAATGGCAGCATggttaaaataagaaataaagatgcaAAAGTCTTTCAGAAAGGTCCAGCACTACTCACTCACTCACTTGTCACACTACTGCTGTTGTGACAGCAGCAACTGTACTGGCTGCTGTAAGTTGTGTGAACGGCTGTGTTCTAAACAAAACCTGTCAAGCAAAGGTTTGCGTGATCTTTGTCTTGTTGGCAGTGACATTTTGTGAATATTTGAGCAAGCAGCTTCGTTATTGAGTAGAATTGTGTCTATTTGATGTTTTCCTGCGAATCAATGCAACGAGAAAAGAACATAAGAATTAATGGTGGAAGTGACCTTTGAGTGTTGGCAGGAACTGACTTTGGAATCAATGACACACGACCTATTGAAATACTTGGGACTGTAAAAGCGCCCATCAGCCCAAGTTGTGCATAGTTTTAGAATAAAGCTGATGAATGAAGCATTTACGTTGGCTTGTGGCACTGTAGGGTGGCTTTTATGCAGTTGAACCACTTTCTTCCTGCAATGTttttcaatgcattttctttttttcatagtgAGTGATGGATTGGAGCTGAGGCCAAAATACAATGGGATTCTCCACTGTATGACCACTGTCTGGAAGCGTGAAGGACTACGAGGCTTGTACCAAGGGGTAACTCCCAACATGGTGGGAGCAGGAGCTTCCTGGggactttattttttcttgtaagtAGGACCATGTCATGTTCAAATATAAACTGCACCTTTCTCAGAAGGCATAAAAATGGGCTAAATGGCTTAGAAACATGCAGTTCTCTTAGTATGTCCAGACTTGTTACCCACCGTTATGACTTGCTGTTACAGAATGTGAGCAGATGGAGTCAGAGACCTGTTACTTTATCAAGTACAGTGCATTCCCCTTGATGCTGTGAAAACACTGAGAACTTGAGAAATGATGACATCGCTTGTGGAGAGTCCTTTAAAAGTTCAAATAAACTGTGCTGAAAAGctcatggaaaaataaagaacctAAACTGGCATGTTAAGAATCAAAGAATATGATCAGGTTCTTTATTAAAGTTGAACCGTCAACCgtttggattttgttttaataattttgaCGGGTTTTCCTATTGTTTTTGTTGATGTGCTTTGCTTATGAAGACAGTTCTCAAATATTCAGTAGCTGACTGATCTGATTGGCTGCTGGTCACTATGAACTGAAATGGTTCTGAGAATGATTATTTGGCATGCAGAGCTCCCATGTCAGTTGTGTAGGCTCAGCTATTGCTAGACTCCAGTCCTTATGCTTCACTGTGAGCTCCTATTGACAGTTCAGCTCCTTCAGTGCCCAGGGGcacttttcatagaatcatagaatcaccaaggttggaaaagacctaaaagattatccagtccaaccattcacctattaccaatagctcccactaaaccatgtccctcaacacaacatccagtctttccttgaacacccccagggtcggtgacttcaccacctccccgggcagtccattccagtgcctgccctttctgagaagtaatacttcctaatgtccagcctgaaaCCATTCTGTCTGGTCCTATTACTAATGatatgagagaagaggccgacccccagctcactacaacctcccttcaggaagttatagagagcaatgaggtctcccctgagcctcctcttctccaggctgaacattcccagctccttcagcctctcctcatatggcctgtgctccagacccctcaccagctttgttgccctcctttgaacatgttTTCAAACCACAGCTGTTGGAAATCAGATCAAGAGATGAAAGCTTAGTGAAATTAGAAAGTAAATAACTACCAGTGttggttttaataaaaagactggtttttttaaagttaattctTGAGACCAAGTGGCTGTTTCAACATCTGTCCCACCAATCCTTTCAGTAGTACCTCATCAATTTAAATATGCATTACTATCGATCAAATAGTTCATGAATTCTTCAGTTCCTCAAGCAAACAGTGATAGTTAGCTTAGAAATCCTTTCCAAGGCAATCTATCACCTAATGTTTTTCTTGATAGTGAGTTTTGCTTTGgtggcttgtttttttgttgtttttcttttggtttggttttgtttggctttgttttttagtttgtttttacctttactgtaatatattttatatttgtgaACAGTTACAATGCCATCAAAGCttataagaaggaagggaagctgGAGAGTCTGACTGCAACCGAACACCTGGTGTCAGCTGCAGAGGCGGGTGAGTTAAACGCAAAGAAGATGAATCTTTTCTTCTGGCCTGTCCATATGCTGCTCTTTCTCTTTGTGtgtcagtgctgttttttttccaggtggCAAGTGTAAGTGCTTGAGTTCAAATGCTTATTGtctataaataaattaatgatgTCTAGAATGAATGGACAGTTATGTGTGGTCCTTTTTCTGCTCAGAAGTAGCAGTTGTTAAGATACCTTCTGATCTTGTTTTCATTATACACAAAGCTTGACTTTTTTTCCATACTCAGTACAATGCTGAGTCTCTAAACATAACTATGTAAATTAGCTGTTATTAGATTGTTAACTCATTAAATGTTAAATGCTTAGATCTGGAACAGAGAAGGCTTATTGAAACGATAAGTGAATTTGCCATAGatcttttgaaaatctttctaGGTTTTCTTAGAAACTATAGATCCAAAATAAAAGTACAGTTTTACTCATCATGACTTTTAAAACGTTGTTTCCAACGTACTTTATTGTGCGTGCTTCTGTGCAGGCAATTTAGAAgactttttatttgcatgtcGTAGCACTCATTAACTGTAGAAATACACTGTTGAAATGTATAAGTAAATGTGAATGTGAATGTAAAGTAGCCTTTATAGCTACAGGAGGTTGCTTGTGTAAACTTATCAATACAAGTAAGTAAATTTCTTATGACTGAGCTGTCCATAATTGCATATGTGAAGACTAATTCAAATAAGagagcagaatgaaaacactgagGTTTCCTATCTAGTACAGATTGCACTACTGACTGTGGAACAGCGAAGCAAAAAAGAGCATATGCCGAGAATGTAGAAAAAGCTGTGTGCTCTATAGAGGTACTCTCTGCATGAGTAGTTCACGCTTTGTTTTAAACTTtgacagcagagagaggaaTACCTAAATTTTGTCTGTTATGAGTAATATGAGTAGTCTTGTGGGATAAGTAGTTTTGTCATTGTAGAAGCCCATGTTACAATGAACTGAACAAACTGGGACAGGCTTTGGCATGGGCAAAATGATCAGTCTAACTTCAATCTGTTCTCAGGAGCCATGACTCTCTGTATTACGAACCCAATATGGGTAACGAAGACGCGACTTGTATTACAGTATGACGCTGGTGTTGATCCCTCAAAGCGACAGTACGCAGGAATGTCTGATGCTCTTATAAAGATCTACAAGACAGAGGGCATACGTGGCTTGTATAAGGTAATAACATTTAAGGAAAACTCAAGGGTTGACTGGCATCAGTCAGTAGTGCATTGGAGCTTGCACATATTTGTCTCAAAAAACCCTGCAAGTCATTTTTGTAAtagctgatttttattcttaGTCAAAGCAAAGGTTACTCAAAAAGGCTTAATCTTATGGAAAGCAATTACAGTGTTGAAAGGTAGGAAATCATTGGAGAATAGAGTGTAAGTTTTATGTCTGAGCCATCTTCAGAAATGAGGGGAAACTACAAGctgctttttaattgtttagAGTCTACTCATAGCTAGGATTTGGATAAAGAGGGCAGCCATAGTCAAATCTATAGTGCTACTAgtgctttccttcatttcatcCCTTATCTCTGTCTTTTTAACATCTTGTGCGATGTAACATACGACTAAAGTACTTGCTAATGTTTTGTCTACAATGGACAGTTTCACAACTGCTCATTTGCCCCCTAGTTATTTGGCTCTGTAATCTGTCATCTCAAGATCCATAAAATTTGCAGACTTCTAAATATGTTCTGCAtatgtgtgggttttttgttccCTTTAATTTAGGGAAACAGATGGCAACTGGATATGGACTTTTtgcctctttcttccttcaggcCATTACATCAAGATGCATTCATCAGTCCCTGGAAGGTGTGAAGAAACCTATTTCAGTTCAGTCTGGCTCTTCTCTTGCAAGTAGTGCTATAGAACAAGAACACTGTATCTTAGGATTTGTCCTGATTACTGAGCATCAAATTCtatttgcagtgaaaaatagAGGCTGAAGTTGTCAGACACCATGAGCTGCAGGAGATATAATGCAGgtgtcttctttttcctcatggCCTTAATTTCAGGAAGAGTTTGTTATAGCAGATGAGGAAAATGGCACtgcaaactggaaataaaatctgGAAATAGTTGCTTTCTGGTGCCTTTGAGATTAGCTTTCCAAAGAATGGTGTTGTCCACCAAGCAGTTCCATATCTGCTCTCTGTTGTACTGATGCTGATCTGAGCGATTAGTCCTTTGTGGCACAAGCCTAGTAATATAAAGCTGTACCAGTCTTTCTCGTTGAGATCAGTACTGTCTGTTAGgtattgtttgtttattaaacTGTAGTTGATGTGAAGTGCTTCTTGAACTTGGCCTGGATTTGAAGAGAGATAGAAGCCTTTCTTTCACTGGTCATCCCAGTAACCTAGTCAGTGATCTTCCACACCCTCCATCTTTGTCCTTTGGCCTCCATCCCTGAGACAGTTGGGGtcagagctgccctgctgcatcTAAGctaggggaaaagaagaaaaatccaccT
The window above is part of the Coturnix japonica isolate 7356 chromosome 2, Coturnix japonica 2.1, whole genome shotgun sequence genome. Proteins encoded here:
- the SLC25A32 gene encoding LOW QUALITY PROTEIN: mitochondrial folate transporter/carrier (The sequence of the model RefSeq protein was modified relative to this genomic sequence to represent the inferred CDS: inserted 1 base in 1 codon; deleted 1 base in 1 codon) — protein: MSAAPGARGHACNVGPPASPVRSVLRHVQLENLAAGLSGGVVSTLVLHXLDLVKIRFAVSDGLELRPKYNGILHCMTTVWKREGLRGLYQGVTPNMVGAGASWGLYFFFYNAIKAYKKEGKLESLTATEHLVSAAEAGAMTLCITNPIWVTKTRLVLQYDAGVDPSKRQYAGMSDALIKIYKTEGIRGLYKGFVPGLFGTSHGALQFMAYEDLKQRYNKYRNRASDTKLNTAEYIMMAAVSKIFAVTATYPYQVVRARLQDQHNRYSGVLDVIRRTWRKEGIHGFYKGIVPNVLRVTPACCITFVVYENVSGFLLGFRKENN